The following is a genomic window from Adhaeribacter radiodurans.
GATAGTCTTCGCTTTAAATTTGATAAACAGGTAAAGCGAAAGATTCCTTTAGCGATTGATACCCTGCATTTGCCCATTAATCAAAATTATACGCTGGTAAAACCTATTACTATTACGCCCAGCGAAGTTGAATTTGAAGGTCCGGTATCTGTTTTAGATTCTTTACCAAATCCTTTTATACTTTCTGTACCTAAAACTCCCATTAAAGGTCCGTTTAAAAGTTACGTACCTCTGGATTATCCGTATAAAGCTTTGGTAAAAAGCGATATTGTAGAAGCCGAAATTGCTTTTGACGTAAAACCATTGGCCTGGCAAAATCTAATAATGATACCTACCTTGCAAAACAAGCCCAGTGATTCCGTTAGATTACAACCTGCCACCGTTACTATAAAGTACAGTTTTCTTCCGGAACAAGGTGTTCAGATTGATCCTACTCAATTTTCTTTAGTGGCCAATTGCGCGCAGTTAAATCCCAAAGATTCTATGGTTACGGTAGAACTAACGGGTAAACCGGCCAACGTGCACCGAATAGTGTTGCAGCCTAACAAAATAAAAGTTATTCCGGTGGTAAAACTTACCCGCGCTACTAAATAAAATGTTAAAAGTGGGCATAACCGGCGGTATTGGGTCGGGCAAAAGTATAATTTGCCGTTTGTTTGAGT
Proteins encoded in this region:
- a CDS encoding YbbR-like domain-containing protein; the protein is MPLTRAKNIVLWFLKPFNGREQYWRVVLLCFMAASTFWLLNALNKNYTNIRITYPVRFEYDQREYIPLRPLPEEIVLNVSGKGWKLLRKYLMLDVQPADIPMEGIIRQKSISANLFRSNVANALDGLQLNFIVTDSLRFKFDKQVKRKIPLAIDTLHLPINQNYTLVKPITITPSEVEFEGPVSVLDSLPNPFILSVPKTPIKGPFKSYVPLDYPYKALVKSDIVEAEIAFDVKPLAWQNLIMIPTLQNKPSDSVRLQPATVTIKYSFLPEQGVQIDPTQFSLVANCAQLNPKDSMVTVELTGKPANVHRIVLQPNKIKVIPVVKLTRATK